The DNA window CAAACGAGCACTACCGGTGTCGTGCCACGGGATACGGTGTTTGTTGCACCGGGCATTCCGTCCTACTGGCAGGCATTCGAAGGGACGCCGTCCAACCCCGGATTAGTCAGCCGTGCAACGCTCACCGGGTCTGGCGTTGTCACGCCCGACAAGCTTTCGATCGGGTCGTGGGGCACATTCAGTGGAATTCTCTGGGACTACACGCGCACCGGCAGTTCGTACGGTGATAGCGCAGTGCTGATGCAATGGGCGCTCCGCACAATCGCTCCGGGTGCCTCGATAACAATCGCAACGATGTATGGAACCGGCTCTGTGTCTGTCTCTCAGGGCACTCTCTCCATGAACTTGGCCGGCCCGTCATCTCTGAGCGCCGTCGGAACATCGCTCTCACCCAATCCGTTCGACATCATCCTCAACGTCCAAAACACCGGCACGGCTACAGCGAGTAACGTTTCCGCTACGCTGAATCTTCCCCTGGGATTGGCGCTTGCTTCGGGCTCTGCCACGAAGAGTGTGAGTCCGTCTACACTTGCTCAGAATGCTTCCGGCGTCGTAACGTGGTCTGTCCAGGCATCGAATGCCGTGAAGACTGCAGGAGATACGCTGGCGTACAGCGTCTCGTCCACAGCAACGGGATTGCAAACGTATTCGCTGTCCCGAAAGGTCTTCATCCCTTATATCGGGGGTTCTTCGTCGACAATGAGCCTTATCTATAATCAGGTTGACGCCAGCGCTTTTCCGGTGATCAAATCGTACGTCAGCGCCAACACGCTTGCGGGTGTGTCGATCCCCGGACTCACGACGAGCAACTTCGTCGTAAAAGAAGATGGGACGACGGAAAGCCCGTTTACCGTTGTGCCGGTTGGAAGCGGCGGCTCGAGTGTCTCCGTGATGCTCACGATCGACAAGAGCGGAAGCATGGCCGGAACGCCCCTCACCGACGCCAAAACGGCATCGGCTACCTTTGTCAGTATGCTGCAGACAGGCGATAAGGCTGCACTGATCTCTTTTGACGACGTCGTGACCGTCGTCCAGGGTTTCACATCGGATAAGACCGTGTTGACGAACGCGATTAATGCAGTCGTCTCCGGAAACAACACCGCAATCTACGACGCTTTGTACGAATCGGTGAACCAGACGAGGCTGCAGTCGGGACGGAAAGCGATCATCCTGATGTCCGACGGGCAGAACAACTCCGGCACACATACACTGACAGAAGCGATCGCGTATGCCAACCAATACAGCATCCCGGTGTTTTCGATCGGGCTCGGCTCAAGCTCCGACCAAACGCTTCAGCAGATTGCCACGCAGACCGGAGGAGCCTACTACGCGGCTCCAACTTCCGCGGACTTGTCGCGCATCTACCAAAGCATCTCTCAGCAGCTTGCGAATCAGTACCTGATTACGTACACAACGCACAACTCCTCCCGCAACGGGACTGTCCGAAGCGTGAACATTGCTGTGAACTACAACGGGACGACGGACAACAAATCCAAATCGTACACTGCGCCGAATACATCGACCATCTCAAGCATTATCCCCGTGGGCCCGGCGACTGCCTCAACGGGAATACCATTCTACATCGATGTGAAGGTGGGTGATCCGACTGCTGTGTCGGATCTCTACAGCATCGTCTTCAAGTTGAGTGCCAGCGCTGTATTATGCTCCTATGTCAACGGCAGCGCTGTGGCGGGAAGCTTCCTTGGAACGAGTCCTGTGACGGCATTCCAGATGGTAGACGCCCAAACGGTGAGCATCGGCGTGACGAAGTCAGCGGCTCCCGGTGTCAACGGAAGCGGCGTTGTTGCGCGAGCGCAATTCCTGGTACCGACTTCGGTTACAACATCCTTCGGTCTCACGTTCTCGCTGTACGATGTCATCGCGACGAACTCGTTCGGAGGTCCGGTGCAGTTCTCTCCGACGGCTCTGAGCGTGACGATCACTCCGGGAACCTCCGGTGGCAACGCGGCAGTGTGGCCGGGTGACTGCGACAACAATGGCACCGCCAATGCGTCCGATATCTTGCCTCTCGGTGTGTACTACGGCCAGTCCCGGCCGGGTGCGAACAGCCCCGGCAACCAATGGTCAGCATACACGCGTACGTATTGGGCGAGCGAGCCTCCGGGAAAGAAGGTGTATGCCGACGCCGATGGGAGCGGTATTATCGATGCGGCGGACCTCCTGCCGATCGGGCTCAACTACGGCAAGACACACACTGTCACGACGAACAGCATCGAACCGGTTGTGGTTGCCGCGGGTGGAGATCGGCAGACAGATGCCGCGCTCCAGATTGGCGCCGTGACGCGGCGCCCCGGCACGAGCCGCGTGCGTGTCCCTGTCATCCTCAGGACGGTGCGGACGGTGTATGGCATCGCATTCACGCTGAAGTACAGCACGGATCAATCTGCGATGCGTTATGTGTCGACCGAAACGGCAGGATCTGTCCTCGGTGACGCTCTGATTGTGAGCAACGCGCTCGATAAGGAAGGGACCGCTCAGGTCGGCATGACGCAGACACGTGGAACCGGATTCAGTGGCTCCGGAGAACTCGCAACAATTTCGCTCGACCTGGTCGATCGGAATCCAGGGGCGCTCTCTCTCGAAATCGTCGAGATCCACGCGAACGATGCCGATGGCAATCCTCTTGTTGTTTCAGGCGGTTCATACAAGGGAGTTCTGACTTCTGCTCAGGCCGAGATTCAGCTCCCCACACAATATCGGCTCACGCAGAACTATCCAAATCCGTTCAATCCCACCACAACGATTTCGTTCAGCATCCCCGAAGAGTCACGCGTGAAGCTGGCCGTTTTCGACATGCTCGGACGTGAAATCAGGTCTCTCACAGAAGGCGTGCGCTCCCCTGGGACATACAGCGTCATGTGGGATGGAAAGAACACGGAAGGACTTGTGATGGAGAGCGGAGTATACTTCTACCGGATGACAGCAACGACGGGTTCCGGCAAATCGACGACCGAAACTCAGCGCATGATCCTCATGAAGTAATCCAAAGTTGACCGGCGGTGGGGGATGCACTGTGACGAATCGCTCACAGCTTCCCCCACGGTCCTTTGGCTCGGGGCGGGGCGTGAATAACCGACCTGCCATCGCTGTCGAACCATGGAGGAGTAGAATTTATGATCATCACAACGATGAGAACGAACTTTCCGGAGATCCCCGGGTTGATGCTCGTGAAATCGCTTGGCCACGTCGTGGTGCTTGCGC is part of the Ignavibacteriales bacterium genome and encodes:
- a CDS encoding VWA domain-containing protein; this encodes MNFKQTVLLFVCMVLAVLIPVSAFAQSLHSTPREGGLEKQKGAGFIGTTSNAGNKYIKVAMSTSDGRFTIGTADGRRLLYGFPTEGSTSWSTVRIDSTYYNTRNTTSSGYVSGATGFPTGTASIDASDSSLVMKWTLPNSIEVTQRLTPVIGDSSGAIWIQYTIKNNDTKSHGAGLLMMFDTQVNTNDAALLQTSTTGVVPRDTVFVAPGIPSYWQAFEGTPSNPGLVSRATLTGSGVVTPDKLSIGSWGTFSGILWDYTRTGSSYGDSAVLMQWALRTIAPGASITIATMYGTGSVSVSQGTLSMNLAGPSSLSAVGTSLSPNPFDIILNVQNTGTATASNVSATLNLPLGLALASGSATKSVSPSTLAQNASGVVTWSVQASNAVKTAGDTLAYSVSSTATGLQTYSLSRKVFIPYIGGSSSTMSLIYNQVDASAFPVIKSYVSANTLAGVSIPGLTTSNFVVKEDGTTESPFTVVPVGSGGSSVSVMLTIDKSGSMAGTPLTDAKTASATFVSMLQTGDKAALISFDDVVTVVQGFTSDKTVLTNAINAVVSGNNTAIYDALYESVNQTRLQSGRKAIILMSDGQNNSGTHTLTEAIAYANQYSIPVFSIGLGSSSDQTLQQIATQTGGAYYAAPTSADLSRIYQSISQQLANQYLITYTTHNSSRNGTVRSVNIAVNYNGTTDNKSKSYTAPNTSTISSIIPVGPATASTGIPFYIDVKVGDPTAVSDLYSIVFKLSASAVLCSYVNGSAVAGSFLGTSPVTAFQMVDAQTVSIGVTKSAAPGVNGSGVVARAQFLVPTSVTTSFGLTFSLYDVIATNSFGGPVQFSPTALSVTITPGTSGGNAAVWPGDCDNNGTANASDILPLGVYYGQSRPGANSPGNQWSAYTRTYWASEPPGKKVYADADGSGIIDAADLLPIGLNYGKTHTVTTNSIEPVVVAAGGDRQTDAALQIGAVTRRPGTSRVRVPVILRTVRTVYGIAFTLKYSTDQSAMRYVSTETAGSVLGDALIVSNALDKEGTAQVGMTQTRGTGFSGSGELATISLDLVDRNPGALSLEIVEIHANDADGNPLVVSGGSYKGVLTSAQAEIQLPTQYRLTQNYPNPFNPTTTISFSIPEESRVKLAVFDMLGREIRSLTEGVRSPGTYSVMWDGKNTEGLVMESGVYFYRMTATTGSGKSTTETQRMILMK